Genomic segment of Aster yellows witches'-broom phytoplasma AYWB:
AAATAAAATGTTAAATAAAGTTCAATTAATAGGTAATATAACTCATGACTTAGAGCCAACACATATTAATACTAATGAGGGTCAAATATCTAAATTAGATTTCCAAATAGCTGTAAATAATAAAGATAAAACTCAATTCATTCCATGTGTTGTTTTTAGAAACCAAGCTGAAAACATGAGTATGTATTTACATAAAGGTTCAAAAGTATATTTAGAAGGAACGTTATCAATTGAAAAATATACCAATAACGAAGGCGAAAATAAAACTGCTACTAAAGTAATAGTTCAAAAAGTTATTTTTTTAGATAATAAAGATAAATAAAACAAAGGCCCCTATTAATTTAGGGGCTTTAGATAGAAAGTATTATATCAATGAAAAAAAGTGAAATCAATAAAAATACAATTAATTTTTTTAAAGAGATGAAATCTAAAGGATTTAAACCTGAAGATTTTCAAAGAAATTATTATTTTTTTGAAATTAAAGATTTTAAAGCTGCTGGATTTACAAATGACGAAATATCATTTTTTGATTATACAATTAATGAATTAAAACAAAAGGGATTTACAAATAAACAAA
This window contains:
- a CDS encoding single-stranded DNA-binding protein, with the translated sequence MLNKVQLIGNITHDLEPTHINTNEGQISKLDFQIAVNNKDKTQFIPCVVFRNQAENMSMYLHKGSKVYLEGTLSIEKYTNNEGENKTATKVIVQKVIFLDNKDK